A genomic window from Nicotiana sylvestris chromosome 11, ASM39365v2, whole genome shotgun sequence includes:
- the LOC104245801 gene encoding uncharacterized protein isoform X1: MTTMALGNVCSLQIKTCELFGICVNHSYTLPIQNKSLEIKPLVIQATAKANSRTESAKLRNRRIRKKFNGTPEKPRLLVFCSEKQLYATLVDDQNKKSLFYGSTLQQSIRGDPPCSTVEAAERVGEKLVQTCVDLNINEISSYDCNGFARGERMQAFEIAISRHGFLPR, encoded by the exons ATGACAACTATGGCTCTGGGTAATGTTTGTTCGCTACAAATAAAGACTTGTGAGCTCTTTGGAATTTGTGTAAATCACTCATATACCCTTCCTATCCAAAATAAAA GCTTAGAAATAAAGCCATTGGTTATTCAAGCCACAGCTAAAGCTAATTCTCGAACTGAGAGTGCTAAACTTCGAAATAGACGAATTCGAAAAAAG TTTAATGGAACTCCTGAAAAACCAAGACTTTTAGTCTTCTGCTCAGAAAAACAGTTATATGCTACATTGGTGGATGACCAAAATAAGAAGTCTTTATTTTACGGGAGCACTTTGCAACAATCAATCCGGGGTGATCCACCATGCAGCACTGTA GAAGCAGCGGAACGTGTTGGTGAGAAACTTGTGCAGACTTGTGTTGATCTCAACATCAATGAGATTTCATCTTATGATTGCAATGGTTTTGCTCGAGGAGAAAGAATGCAAGCGTTTGAGATTGCCATTTCTCGCCATGGTTTCCTGCCCAGATAG
- the LOC138880760 gene encoding uncharacterized protein: MECISSVSYSIGINGWPTEPFAAKRGLRQGDPISPFLFILAMDYFSRMLKGLSERPNFNYHPICQKMNLIQLGFADDLLLYCMGDLISVHMLYDCFQEFSQIYWSQIFVLPTKVIKLIEDTCRRFLWTEGVELTKRALLAWEKVCYPASAGGLNILDIAIWKRAAISKLLWNLCCKKDKLWVKWVHNYYIKGGQIC, from the exons ATGGAATGCATAAGTTCAGTTTCATACTCTATTGGCATTAATGGATGGCCTACAGAGCCATTTGCAGCTAAAAGAGGATTGAGGCAAGGGGATCCTATATCCCCCTTCCTTTTTATTCTTGCTATGGACTACTTTTCCAGAATGTTGAAAGGACTGAGTGAACGACCAAATTTCAATTATCATCCCATATGCCAGAAAATGAATTTGATACAATTAGGCTTTGCTGATGACCTACTATTATACTGTATGGGTGATTTAATATCTGTTCATATGCTTTATGACTGCTTCCAGGAGTTTTCTCAG ATTTACTGGTCACAGATTTTTGTTCTGCCTACTAAAGTGATAAAGCTGATCGAAGATACATGTAGAAGATTTCTTTGGACCGAAGGAGTGGAATTGACAAAGAGAGCATTACTTGCTTGGGAGAAAGTATGTTATCCTGCTAGTGCTGGGGGACTTAATATCCTAGATATAGCTATATGGAAAAGAGCAGCGATTAGCAAGCTATTATGGAACCTATGTTGTAAAAAGGATAAACTCTGGGTTAAGTGGGTTCACAACTATTACATCAAGGGTGGACAAATTTGTTGA
- the LOC104245801 gene encoding uncharacterized protein isoform X2, translated as MTTMALGNVCSLQIKTCELFGICVNHSYTLPIQNKSLEIKPLVIQATAKANSRTESAKLRNRRIRKKFNGTPEKPRLLVFCSEKQLYATLVDDQNKKSLFYGSTLQQSIRGDPPCSTVVRSSGTCW; from the exons ATGACAACTATGGCTCTGGGTAATGTTTGTTCGCTACAAATAAAGACTTGTGAGCTCTTTGGAATTTGTGTAAATCACTCATATACCCTTCCTATCCAAAATAAAA GCTTAGAAATAAAGCCATTGGTTATTCAAGCCACAGCTAAAGCTAATTCTCGAACTGAGAGTGCTAAACTTCGAAATAGACGAATTCGAAAAAAG TTTAATGGAACTCCTGAAAAACCAAGACTTTTAGTCTTCTGCTCAGAAAAACAGTTATATGCTACATTGGTGGATGACCAAAATAAGAAGTCTTTATTTTACGGGAGCACTTTGCAACAATCAATCCGGGGTGATCCACCATGCAGCACTGTAGTGA GAAGCAGCGGAACGTGTTGGTGA